In Fluviicola sp., the sequence AGGAAAATGATACGGTCCATCATTAAACGTGAGAACACGTCCATTTGTGTCATATTCAAATGACGTTCTTCGATAATATACGGTGTTAAAGAAGATTCGATGTAGCTTTCTAAGTGCATGCTTGAAATTCCGACATGCTTTGTTGCGTACTTATTAAATTCGTTTTTGTCGAACATGTTGATAGATTTTTTAAGAGTATTAAAATTAATACGAATCAGGTGAATTGATTCTTTTTTTGGCAGAAATTAACGAGAATAATTACAACAATCTCGCGTTCAAAACTTATTCGTGCGAAAATTCGATTTCGTAGCTCGTATGCTTGCGGATATTCAGCACGCGTTCATCGTCAAAAATCAAGTACTGGCCTTTGATTCCGGCCAATTTTCCACGAATAACAGGTGATTTATCAAAGCTTACACTTTTTACCTTTACCGGGTATTTTTCAACCGGGTAATTCAGTGAAATAATCGTGTCATTCACGCTTACAAAGTCACGCATGTCGAAAGGCAATAAATCTTCCACCCTTCCCTTTTCTTCCAGCAGGTCCAATTCGTGGGCGATCTCGTTCTTAAGCATCCGCTGCCAGTTGGTTTTATCGGCCATATAGGATTTCAAAGCAACTTCAATGATCCCGGCTTCATAACGGTTATTGGTTTCTGCCAGAATGATTGCATGAGAAGCTCCCTGATCGATCCAGCGTGTAAATGTTTGTTCGGCACGTGTTACGCCTACTTTGATGCTGTTGGAAACCGCCAGGTAAACCACATGCGGCTGATTGTGATGCTTGTGTTCCCAATCGATGTCTCTTCCTTCGCCCAAATGCGCTTTGCACAGTTCTGGGTTAATGATGCAAGGCGATGCCTGCGGTGCCGACTGAAAGCAGTTGAAACAAAAACCTTGACCGAAGGAGTTTTTCGTCTGTTTTCCGCAATTGGAACAAATAATCTTCCCGGTCCAGTTCAATTCGATCTCTTTCCCGATCAATGCATTCATGCCGATCAGAGGCTCATTGTTCAAAACAAGCTGGTATTGAATAGGCTCCTCAAAAGAAACCCGCATTTTATCTAGTAATCCTTTCATCTTTTTGGATTTTAGGACATCAGGATTTTAAGATTTCAGGACTTAGGTAATGTCTTAATGTCTTAATGTCTTAATGTCTTAATGTCTTAATGTCTTAATGTCTTAATGTCTTAATGTCTTAATGTCTTAATGTCTTAATGTCTTAATGTCTTAATGTCTTAATGTCTTAATGTCTTAATCTTGTATGCTTTCCAATTCTTCTGCTGCTTCCATCCATAAATCGGAATAGTAATCCAGTTTGGATTTTACTTCCTCAAATGCTTTCAGAACAGGTGTTGTTTTTGCAGAATCTGAAAAATCCATAGTCGCCAGCTGGTCTTCCAGGGCTTTCACTTCTTTTTCCAGTTCCTGAACGCGTTCTTCGTGCTGTTTTACTTTATTCTGAAGCTGGTTCTTTTTGCGTTTTAATTCTTTGCGTTCCTCGTTCGACTGCGCTTTTCCATTCGGTTCTTCTACCGCTTTCTGCGCCGGTTTGTTTTCTGCTTTAACAGAAGCCGGAGCCGCTTCCATGGATAATTTGCGCTGCAGGTATTCGTATACGCCGAAATGATGGATTTTCAGGGTTTGGTGCTCAATGTCCCAAATCCGGTTTGTCAATCCGTCGAGGAATTCCCGGTCGTGAGAAACGATCAGGAAAGTTCCTTCGTATTGCAGCAATGCTTTTTTCAAAACCTGCTTGCTTTGAATGTCCAAATGGTTTGTCGGCTCATCGAGGATCAACACGTTGGAAGGACTCAGCAGCAATTGGCACAAGGCCAAACGTGTACGTTCTCCTCCGGATAAAACCCCCACTTTTTTGTCGATATCTTCTCCGGAAAATAAAAATGCCCCCAAAATGGAACGCAGGTCTTTCCGGACTTCACCGGACGCTACCAAGTCTACTGTTTCGTAAACGCTTAAGTTCTTATTCAAGCGTTCTGCCTGGTCCTGCGCAAAGTATGTGATCTTTACATTGTGACCGTACTCAACTTTTCCTTCGAAGTCAATTTCTTTGGTCAGGCATTTAAACAGCGTGGATTTACCCACTCCGTTCGGTCCGAGCAAAGCAATCTTCTCTCCTCTTCCAACTGTAATGGAAATGTCTTTAAACAAAGTTTTGGATCCGTAGCTTTTCCCCAAAT encodes:
- a CDS encoding DUF2797 domain-containing protein — translated: MKGLLDKMRVSFEEPIQYQLVLNNEPLIGMNALIGKEIELNWTGKIICSNCGKQTKNSFGQGFCFNCFQSAPQASPCIINPELCKAHLGEGRDIDWEHKHHNQPHVVYLAVSNSIKVGVTRAEQTFTRWIDQGASHAIILAETNNRYEAGIIEVALKSYMADKTNWQRMLKNEIAHELDLLEEKGRVEDLLPFDMRDFVSVNDTIISLNYPVEKYPVKVKSVSFDKSPVIRGKLAGIKGQYLIFDDERVLNIRKHTSYEIEFSHE